In the genome of Macrobrachium nipponense isolate FS-2020 chromosome 42, ASM1510439v2, whole genome shotgun sequence, one region contains:
- the LOC135213396 gene encoding uncharacterized protein LOC135213396 has translation MTTAESTTTTTLPTTSTSTPTTTTESTATSTSTSTSTTNPTTTSTSTPTTTTTIPTTTTTTTPTTTSTPTTITESTTTPTTTSTSTSTTTPTTTSTSTPTTTTYSTSTTTPTTTTSTSTSTTTPTTTSTSTPTTTTTPTTTSPSTSTTTPTTTTSTSTSTTTPTTTSTSTPTTTTTTTPTTTTTSTPTTTTESTTTPTTTSTSTSTTTPTTTSTSTPTTTTTIPTTTTTTTPTTTSTPTTTTESTTTTTPTTTTTSTSTTTPTTTSTTTPTTTTESTSTTTPTTTSTSTTTTIATLK, from the coding sequence ATGACCACTGCAGAATCTACAACTACCACTACCCTTCCCACTACCAGTACCTCCACTCCTACAACCACTACAGAATCTACTGCTACATCTACCAGCACTTCAACATCTACCACTAACCCTACAACCACCAGTACCTCCACTCCTACAACCACTACTACTATTCCTacaaccactactactactactcctaccactacctcaactCCTACAACCATTACAGAATCTACAACTACTCCTACCACCACCAGCACATCGACATCTACCACTACCCCTACAACTACCAGTACATCCACTCCTACAACCACTACATATTCCACATCTACCACTACTCCTACCACTACAACCAGCACTTCGACATCTACCACTACCCCTACAACTACCAGTACATCCACTCCTACAACTACAACTACTCCTACCACCACCAGCCCTTCGACATCTACCACTACTCCTACCACTACAACCAGCACTTCGACATCTACCACTACCCCAACAACAACCAGTACCTCCACTCCTacaaccactactactactactcctaccactaccactacctCAACTCCTACAACCACTACAGAATCTACAACTACTCCTACCACCACAAGCACATCGACATCTACCACTACCCCTACAACAACCAGTACCTCCACTCCTACAACCACTACTACTATTCCTacaaccactactactactactcctaccactacctcaactCCTACAACCACTACAGAATCTACCACTACAACTACTCCTACAACTACCACTACTTCGACGTCTACCACTACTCCTACAACAACCAGTACAACCACTCCTACAACCACTACAGAATCCACATCTACCACCACCCCTACCACTACCAGTACTTCGACCACCACTACAATAGCAACTCTAAAGTAA